The genomic region GGTCTCCCCGGCGGCCGGGTCCACACTGCCGAAGTACGCCGGGAAGCCCAGGTCGTGGTCGACCCCGAGCCCCACCGAGGCCGCCGCGGCGGCGAGGTCGTCCTCCTCCAGCCGCGTGCGGGCGCCGATGAACGCGGTGTTGCACGACTGCGCGACCGCCTCGCGCAGCGTGATCCGCCCGAGCGCGGCGGCGGGATAGCCGGAGTAGTTCTCGAACCGCTTGCCGTCGACGCTCACCGACGGCGGGCAGGAGACCGGGCTGTCGGGCCGCAGCCCGGCGCGCAGGAGCGCGAGGCTGCTGGCGATCTTGAACGTCGAGCCGGGGGCGTACTGGCCGTAGGTCGCGACGTTGTAGCCGTCGGTGCCCGGGCCGTTGGCGGCGGCCAGGATCGCGCCGTCGCTGGGGCGCAGCACCACGACCGCGCTGGCCGTCCCGACGTCGGCCAGAGCCGCCTCGGCCGCGGTCTGCAGGTCGAGGTCGAGGGTGAGCGCGAGGTCCTCGCCGTCGACGGGGTCGGCGCGGAACAGCTCGCGCTCGTCGTCGCCGCCGGAGGGGTCGTCGGAGACCGCGGCGACCACCACGCCGGGGGTGCCGCGCAGCTGCTCGTCGTAGCGGGCCTGGAGGCCGGAGAGCCCGGCGATGTCGCCGGGGCGGTAGCGGTCGGGGTCCTCGTTGAGCATCTCGGCGGTCACCGGCCCGACGGTGCCGAGGATCGGGGCCGCGAACTCCCGGGTCGGCGCCAGCGACTGCTCGTCCTGGATCCCCAGCACCCCCTCGATGGCGGGGTAGGCGCGGGCCACGGCCACCGGGACCTCGTCGCGGCGGTAGGTGATCGCCTCCACGAAGGCCAGCTCGCCGGCCGCCCGCACCCGCCCGGCGTACGCCGCGGCGTCGATGTCCACCAGCGCCGCGAGCCGGCGCGCGGACGCCACCGCCTGCGCCCGGCTCACCCGCCCCCGGTCCACGCCGAGGCGCAGCACCGGCCGCTCGGTGACCAGCGCCAGTCCGCGGGCTCCGAGGATGTCGCCGCGCGCCGCGGTGACGGTGGTGGCGTCGAGCAGCTCGTCCTCCCCCAGGGAGCCCTCGACCACCGTCGGCGCCCAGAGCGGCACCCAGTCCTCGCCGGAGCGCTCCAGGGCGACCTCGGTGGTGTAGGTCCACGGCTCCTCGGCGAGCGGCCAGCGCCAGGCGAGGGTGGCCGTCGCGCGGTCGCCGTCGGAGCCGTCGGCCTGCACGTCCTCGACCGTGACCTCGGGCTCGACCTCGCCGAGCCGCGCCACCGTGGCGGTGTACGCCGCGGGGGCCTCGGCGGCCAGCGGGCCGCCCAGCTCGACCTCCTCGAGGTCACCGGCCGCCAACGCCGCCGCCAGCGCCTCGGCGGCCGGGCGGGGGTCGGGGCCCTCGTCGCCGTCCTCGGTGCAGGCGGCGAGGGAGCCGGTGAGGGTCAGGGCGAGCGCGGCAGCACCGGCACGTGCCGGGATCCGGAGGGAACGCATGGGTGCGATCATGCATCACCCGCCCGCGCGCAGGCGCGCGCCCACCAGCGGCGCGTACCCGTCGCGGTGACCGGCGCGGTTGGGGTGATAGCTCTCCCGCAGCGGCCGCGACAGTCCGTTGATCCACTCGGTGTCGTCGCACACCGCGTGCCCGGTGAACCTCGTCGTGGGATCGGCGAAGCCGAAGCCCTCGGCACCGGCCGCGGTGCGCAGCGCGGCGTTGAGCGCGCGCTGGGTGGCGTTCAGGCGCCGCTGCTCCGCCGGTGAGAACCAGGTCGCGACGTTGCAGTCCTCGCCCATGAACAGCCGGGGATAGCCGACCACCACGACGACGGCCCCGGGGGCGCGAGCGTCGATGCGGCGCATCAGCCGAGTCAGCCGGCCGGGGAGCACGTCGCGGACCACGGCGCCGGCACCGTCGACCGCCATGCCGCAGTCGCTGACCCACCGCGGCAGCGCGCACTCGGTGAGCACCGCCTTGAACCGGGCGTCGTTGCCGCCAACGCCCACGCTCACGTAGTCGGCGCCCACGAGCGCGGCGAGCTGGCGGCGTCGCACCTGGCGCACCGTGGCACCCGAGCAGGCCTCGAAGCGCAACCGCCATCCCTGCGCCCGCGCCAGGCGGTGCGGGAACGCGCGCGTCGAGCGCAGGCAGCCCGACTTGTCGTCGAGGTAGTCGCGGGTCCCGACGCCGGAGGAGAAGGAGTCACCCAGCGCGACGTACACCGGTGGCGCGTCACGGCGAGCCGGCTCCGCAGCGGCGGCGCGGGCCGGCGGGCCGGCGGCCAGCGCGAGGGTCAGCAGCAGACCCAGAGCCAGGCCCAGCGCAATGCCCAGAGCCGGGGTGAGAGAACGGTGCATGAGGACCTCCAGGGCTCGGCGGCCGCGGGACCGGCCGCGGAGCCAGCCCAGCACCGTCCGCGGGCGCCGGGCAGGGTCCGGGGCCTCCCCTGTCCAGGACGCCGTCCGAGGCGGCGGTGTGCACGATCAGCGGCCCCTCATGGGCTCGAGCGGTCCAGCCCGGTTTGGTCGACCCTGCCTAGGTTGGGCCATGGCCTCCCTCACCGACGCGCCGCCCACCTCGCTGCCGCGCACCCTCGCTCGCCGCCTGCTCGGCGCGATCCTGGTCTTCGCCGGCGTCAGCCACCTGACCTTCGCGCGCGAGGAGTTCAGCGCCCAGGTGCCCGACTGGTTCCCCGTCGGCGACGACCCCGTCGTGCTGGTCTCGGGCGTCGCGGAGATCAGCCTCGGCGCCGCGCTGCTGGCCTGGACCCGCGGCCGGGTGCCGACCGGACTGGTCGCGGCGGCGTTCTTCATCGCGATCTTCCCGGGCAACATCGCCCAGTACCTCGAGGGCACCGACGCCTTCGGCCTGGACACCGACCGCAAGCGCTTCGTGCGGCTGTTCTTCCAGCCGGTGCTGGTCGCCTGGGCGCTGTGGGCGACCGCCGCCTGGCGCGACCGGCCGCGCGGCTGACCCGCCCGACAAAAGCCAGCAGGGCCCACCGCCGGTGGGCCCTGCTGGGGTGCTGTGCGGGCTGGCTCAGCCCTTGTGGCGCGGCTTGCGCGGACGCTCGTCCTGGCCGGCGTCGTCGCGACGCGGCGAGGCGCTGCGACGCGGGCCGTTGTCCTTGGTCAGCTCGATGAGCTTGCCGGAGATCCGGGTGTTGCTCAGCGCCTCGAACACTGCCTCCGGGAGGTCGGCGGGCAGCTCGACGAGGGAGAAGTCCGGACGGATCGCGATGTTGCCGAAGTCCTGACGGCGCAGGCCGCCCTCGTTGGCGATCGCGCCGACGATCTGGCGCGGCTCGACCTTGTGGCGCTTGCCGACGCTGATGCGGTACGTCGCGAGCGGGACGTCGCTGCCCCGCGAGGTGCGCTGGCCGCGGGTGGCGGAGCGCTCGGGACGCTCGCGCTCCTCGCCGCGCGGCTCGCGGATCGGGCGCTCGGCGGCCGGGTCGAGCAGCAGCGGCTCGTCACCCTGGGCGACGACGGCGAGCGCGGCGGCCACGTCGGCCTCCGGCACGTCGTGGTTGCGCACGTAGTGGGCCACGATGTCGCGGAACTTATCGATCCGCTCGGTCTGGCCCAACGCGGCCGTGATCTGGTCGTCGAAGCGGGACAGACGCGTGTTGTTCACGTCCTCCGCGCTCGGCAGGTGCATCTGGGTGAGCGGCTGGCGGGTGGCCTTCTCGATGTGCTTGAGCAGGTAGCGCTCGCGCGGGGTGATGAAGGAGATGGCGTCGCCGGTGCGACCCGCGCGGCCGGTGCGGCCGATGCGGTGCACGTAGGACTCGGTGTCGGTGGGGATGTCGTAGTTGACGACGTGGCTGATCCGGTCGACGTCGAGACCACGGGCGGCGACGTCGGTGGCGACCAGGATGTCGAGCTTGCCCGACTTGAGCTGGTTGACCGTGCGCTCACGCACCGCCTGGTTGACGTCACCGTTGATCGCGGCGGCGCTGAAGCCGCGGGCGCGCAGCTTCTCGGCGAGCGTCTCGGTCTCGTTCTTGGTGCGGACGAAGACGATCATGCCCTCGAAGTTCTCGACCTCGAGGATGCGCGTGAGGGCGTCGACCTTCTGCGGGTAGCTCACCGTCAGGTAGCGCTGGGTGATGTTGGAGGCGGTCCCCGTCTTGGCCTTGACGGTGATCTCCTGCGGGTCGTTCAGGTACTTCTTGGAGATCCGGCGGATCTGCGAGGGCATCGTCGCGGAGAACAGCGCGACGTTCTTGTCCGCAGGGGTGCCGGCGAGGATCGTCTCGACGTCCTCGGCGAAGCCCATGTTGAGCATCTCGTCGGCCTCGTCGAGGACGAGGAAGCGCAGCTCGGAGAGGTCGAGGGTGCCCTTGTCGAGGTGGTCCATGATGCGGCCCGGGGTGCCGACGACGATGTGCACGCCGCGACGCAGCGCGGAGAGCTGGACGCCGTAGCCCTGGCCGCCGTACACGGGCAGCACGTGGACGCCCTTGAGGTGGGCGGCGTAGCGCTCGAAGGCCTCGCAGACCTGGAGCGCGAGCTCACGGGTCGGGGCCAGCACGAGCGCCTGCGGCGTCTTCTGCTTGATGTCCAGGCGGGACAGGATCGGCAGCGCGAACGCCGCCGTCTTGCCGGTGCCGGTCTGGGCCAGGCCGACGACGTCGCGGCCGGCCAGCAGCGGCGGGATGGTCTGGGCCTGGATCGCAGAGGGGGTTTCGTAGCCGACGTCACGCAGCGCCTTGAGAACGGCGTCGTCGAGGCCGAGCTCTGCGAAGGTCGGGGTCTCTGACACGGTTTCTTCGGTGCTCACCCGTCCACGGTAGTGGTCCGCGCCACCCAGACCCGATTCGTGGCTGTGGAGTGATTCGTCACGCTGACGCCAGCGACGCGCCCGTGAGAGGTTGCGCACATGAGCCTCTCGGCCGACCGATCGGTTCCACGCGGCGGGAGAGACCGCGGACCCGTCGTCTCCCGGATCCTCGCCTGGCTGCTGGCGCTGTACCTGCTGCGCACCGCCGCCCTGGTCCACCGCGAGGACGAGCGGTCCGCCGAGGAGGCCCGGTACGACGAGGGCATGACCTTCGCTCCGACGACGGTCGGTGACGCGAGCGTGGTTCCGGCGCCGTTCGCGGAGCTGGACGTGGTGTGGGCGCTCGTTTTCATGGCAGGGCTGCTCGTCACGGGCGACCTGCTCGCCTGGCGCCTGAGCGCGCGACCGGAGCTGGCGAAGCTGGTGCGCTTCCTGGGTGCCTTGCCCGCGATCGCCTTCATGGCGACCGGCCCCCTCCTCGGGCTGCTGCTCTACTCCGTCGTCGTCGTCGGGAGCTGAGACTCACTCCACCGTGACCGACTTGGCCAGGTTGCGGGGCTTGTCGACGTCGAGACCCAGGTGCACCGCCGCGTGGTAGGCCAGCAGCTGCAGCGGGATCGTGAGCAGTGCCGGGTCCAGCTCGCGCTCGGTGCGGGGCACCTCGATGCGCGCGACGTCGGCGCTGGCCTCCAGGCCGCCGAGGTCGACCCCGGCGTGGGTGAGCACGACCAGCGGGCCGCCGCGGGCGGCGATCTCGTGCAGGGCGCCCACGTTGCGGTCGACCAGCTCGTCGTCGGGCACGATCGCGATGGTCGGCACCGCGGGCGAGATCAGCGCGAGCGGGCCGTGCTTGAGCTCGGAGGTCTGGTAGGCCTCCGCGTGGCGGTAGCTGATCTCCTTGAACTTCTGCGCCCCCTCACGCGCGACCGGGTAGCCGCGCACCCGGCCCACGAAGAACAGGCTCTCGGCCTCCGCCAGCCGCTGCGCGAGCGGGATCAGCCGCTTCTCCTCCTCGAGCACCTCCTGGATCTGGGCGGGCAGCGCCTGCAGTGCGGCGATCAGCCGGCGACCGTCGGCGACCGACAGGTCGCGGACCCGGCCAAGCTGGAGCGCCAGGAGCGCGCAGCCCAGGAACATCGTGGTGAGCGCCTTGGTCGAGGCCACCGCGACCTCGGGCCCGGCGTGCAGGTAGATGCCGCCGTCGCACTCGCGCGCGATCGCGCTGCCGACCACGTTGACCAGCCCGACCACGCGGCCGCCCTTGCGGCGTACCTCCTGCACCGCGAGCAGGGTGTCCACGGTCTCCCCGGACTGGCTGATCGCGACGTAGAGGGTGTCGGGCTCGATGACGGGGTTGCGGTAGCGGAACTCGCTGGCCGCCTCGGCGTCCGCGGGGATGCGGGCCAGCTCCTCGATCAGGGTCGCGCCCATCTGGCCGACGTAGTGCGCGGAGCCGCAGCCGAGCAGCTTGACCCGGCGTACGGCGCGGATCTCGCGGGGGTCGAGCCCGAGCCCGCCGAGGTGGGCGGTGGCGAACCGGTCGTCGAGGCGCCCGCTCAGCATCCGCTCGGCGGCGGCGGGCTGCTCGAGCATCTCCTTGAGCATGTAGGAGTCGCAGTCGCCGGTCTCGAAGGCGTCGGCGTCGATGTCGACATGGGTGGGTCGGGTGGCGGTGGCGGTGAGGTCGTGGCGGTACGTCGTGAACCCGCCGGCGGTCAGCGTGGCCATCTCGCCCTCCTCGAGGTGGGCGACGGTGGTCGTGTAGCGCACCAGCGCCGCGAGGTCGGAGGCGACGTGCATCTCCCGGTCGCCCACGCCGATGATCAGCGGGCTGCCGTTGCGTGCGACCACGAGCCGGTCGGGGAAGTCGGCGTGCAGGACCGCGATGCCGTAGGTGCCCTCGATCACCGAGAGCGCGTCGGCGACCTTGGCCTCGAGGGTGTCGGCCCCGGAGCGGCCGATCAGGTGCGCGAGCACCTCGGTGTCGGTGTCGGAGGTCAGCTCGACACCGGCGTCGCGGAGGCCGGCTCGCAGCCCGGCGGCGTTGTCGATGATCCCGTTGTGCACCACCGCGACCCGGCCGGTCTCGTCGGTGTGGGGGTGCGCGTTGGCATCGGTCGCGGGGCCGTGGGTGGCCCAGCGGGTGTGGCCGATCCCGACCTTGCCGGCGAAGCGCTTCGGCAGCGCCTCGGCGAGGTCGCGGACCCGCCCGGCGCGCTTGACGATGCGCGGGGCGCTGCCGGCGGTCGGGGGCAGGACCGCGACCCCGGCGGAGTCGTAGCCGCGGTGCTCGAGTCGGGCCAGGCCCTCGAGCAGCAGCGGTGCCGCCTGCTGGGTGCCGATGGAACCGACGATTCCGCACATGGGGGTGCCTTCCTGACGAACTGACGAACTGACGAACGGGGAGCGGGCGGGCTCAGCCGTAGACGATGCGGCGCAGCTGGCGCTCGGTGAGCGCGGGCGCCGCGACCACGCGCGCCTCGAGCTCGGTGGCGAGCGTCGCGAAGATCTGCTCGTTGCGGGCGCCCGCAGCACGCAGCTCGGCGTGCCGGCGGCGTACCAGCTCCTCGACGGGCTCGGCGTAGTAGGACACGACGTCCTCGACGACGCGACACGCCTCGGCGGTGCTCAGACCGGTCGTCCTCGCGACATGGGCGACGAGGGCGGGATCGGCGGGCACGATCTCGACGATGGCAGCATCCGCCCGGGTTCGACAAGGTTTCTGCCCGCTATCGGGCAGAAATCACATCGGACTCATCGTCAGCGGGGCGTTGGGGTCTCTTCGGTCACTCAGAGGCCCGATCGGGGTAGCCTAAGTGAACAGAAGATGAACAGGAGGTGTCAGATGCCCGACGCACGACGCACCGCAGGCACGTCCGACCAGCCGCTCATGCGATGGGTGAGTGTGGTCGGCCGCGACGGCCGGGCCCACCTCGAGGCCCGCTGGGCGCCTGCCGCCCGCAGCTCCTCGGCGACCGTCCAGGCCGCCTGAGACCGAGTCCCACCCTGTCGACAGGGCCGCGATCCGAGGGGTCGCGGCCCTGTCGCATGCTGCGCCGAGGTCGGACTTCGCGGGTTCGGGAATGAATGGCGGCATGGCGCGTTAGGTTGGTTGAAAGTTCAACTCTCCGACGCGAAAGCAGCCACCATGAGCATCTTCAGCCGCAAGCCCACCACCGAGCCCGCCGTCGACGTCTTCGACGCCCCCACCACTGCGGTGGACGACCTCACCGGCTCCTACACGATCGACCCGAGCCACAGCCGGATCGGCTTCAGCGCCCGCCACGCGATGGTGACGACCGTGCGCGGCTCCTTCCGCGACTTCACCGGCACCGCGACCATCGACGCCGCCGACCCGGCCGCGTCCTCGGTGAGCCTGACCATCAAGACCGCCTCGATCGACACCGGCAACGCCGACCGCGACGGCCACCTGGTCTCGGCGGACTTCTTCGACGCCGAGGTGAACCCCGAGATCACCTTCGTCTCCACCGCCGTGGCGAAGGTCGACGAGGACACCTGGGCGATCACCGGCGACCTGAGCATCGCCGGCACCACGAAGTCCCTCACGATCGCCTTCGACGAGACCGGCTCCGCGCAGGACCCCTTCGGCAACCTCCGTGCCGGCTTCGAGGGCAGCACCGCCCTCAACCGCAAGGACTGGGGCCTGACCTGGAACGCCGCGCTCGAGACCGGCGGCCTGCTGGTCTCGGAGAAGATCAAGCTCGAGCTCGACATCTCGGCGATCAAGAACGCCTGAGCCACCGCTCGACCACGACTGTCCCCGACGGGGCCTCCCAGGAAAAAGGGGAGGCCCCGTCGGCTGTTTCCTGCTGCACTCGAACCCATGAGCACGCGCACCGTCCCGGGACCGGCCGGCGGAACCGGTCCGCCCGTCCCGCTGCCCGCCCCCCTCACCAGCCGCCCGCTCGTCCCGGCCGACTCCCGCGCGGTCTTCGAGCTGATGGCCGCCCAGGAGCTGGCCGACGTGGGCGAGATCGTGATCGAGGAGGCCGACCTGGTCGCCGACTGGCAGCGTCCCTCGCACGACCTCGCGGCGTCCTCGGTGGCCGTGCTCGACGGCGAGCGGATCGTGGGGTACGCCGAGGCCGACGGCGAGCGCGGGGACGCGGCCGTGCACCCCGACTACCGCGGCCGCGGCATCGGCACCTGGCTGGCGCACCGCATGCAGGACCTGGCCCGCGCCCAGGGCGCACCCCGCGTGGGCATGCCGGTGCCCGAGGGTTCTCCCGGCGACCGGCTGCTCACCTCCTTGGGCTACGGCGTGCGCTGGCGCAGCTGGGTGCTGCAGCTGCCGCCGGGGGCTCGGGTGCCGGAGCGCCCGCTGCCGCCGGGTCACCGAGTGCGGAGCGCCCGCGAGGACGAGCGGCGCGTGTGCTGGACGCTGCTGGAGGACGCGTTCTTGGAGTGGGCGGACCGCGAGCGGGAGTCCTTCGCGGACTGGACCGCCCGCGTCACCGAGCGGCCCGGGTTCGAGCCGTGGCACCTGCGCGTCGTCGTCGATCCCCAGGACCGGGTCGTGGCGTGCGCCGTCGTACTGCTGGCCGGCGACTGCGGCTACGTCGACCGGCTCGCCACCCGGCGCGACCAGCGCGACCGGGGGTTCGCGCAGGCGCTGCTCGTCGACGCCTTCGCGGCGGCACGGGCGCACGGCGCCACCCGCTCGGAGCTCTCCACCGACTCCCGCACCGGCGCGCTCGGGCTCTACGAGCGGGTCGGGATGGTCCTCACCTCGACCTGGCTGCACCGCGCGATCGCGCTCTGACCTCGCGAACCTCCCGCTCGCGGCGCCGCGGTCTGCTTGGGTGGGGCGATGGTCAGCTTCGTCGCGCGCTACGACCTGCGCGCCCCCGGTGCCACCCCGGCCCAGCGACACGAGCTCTACACCCGTGCGGTCGAGCAGGCGGCGTACGCCGACGCCCACGGCCTCGACGCGCTGATGGTCTCCGAGCACCACGTCGCCGAGGACGGCTACCTGCCGAGCCCGCTGCTGCTGGCGAGCGCCTTCGCGGCAGTGACCCGGCGGCTGCCGATCTCGGTCTCCGCGCTGCTGGTCAACCTCTACGAGCCGGTGCGCCTGGCCGAGGACCTCGCGGTGCTCGACCACCTCAGCGGCGGGCGGGTCAGCTACACCGTCGGGCTGGGCTACCGCAAGGTCGAGTACGACGTGCACGGGCGGGACTGGGCCACCCGCGGGCGCGACCTGGAGGACCGGCTGGTCGAGCTGCTGCGGCTGTGGCGCGAGGGCGTGACCACGCCCGGCCCCTTCTCCGACCCGCACCCGGTGCTGTTCTACGGCGGCGGTACCCCGGTCGCGGCCCGGCGCGCGGCCCGGTTGGGGCTGCACTTCCAGCCCCAGCACGCCGACCCCGCGCTGCGCGAGACCTACGAGGCCGCCTGCCGCGAGGCCGGGCGCGAGCCCGGGATGGTGCTCA from Nocardioides sp. dk884 harbors:
- a CDS encoding penicillin-binding transpeptidase domain-containing protein gives rise to the protein MRSLRIPARAGAAALALTLTGSLAACTEDGDEGPDPRPAAEALAAALAAGDLEEVELGGPLAAEAPAAYTATVARLGEVEPEVTVEDVQADGSDGDRATATLAWRWPLAEEPWTYTTEVALERSGEDWVPLWAPTVVEGSLGEDELLDATTVTAARGDILGARGLALVTERPVLRLGVDRGRVSRAQAVASARRLAALVDIDAAAYAGRVRAAGELAFVEAITYRRDEVPVAVARAYPAIEGVLGIQDEQSLAPTREFAAPILGTVGPVTAEMLNEDPDRYRPGDIAGLSGLQARYDEQLRGTPGVVVAAVSDDPSGGDDERELFRADPVDGEDLALTLDLDLQTAAEAALADVGTASAVVVLRPSDGAILAAANGPGTDGYNVATYGQYAPGSTFKIASSLALLRAGLRPDSPVSCPPSVSVDGKRFENYSGYPAAALGRITLREAVAQSCNTAFIGARTRLEEDDLAAAAASVGLGVDHDLGFPAYFGSVDPAAGETEAAAALIGQGTVLASPMAMAAVIGSVQEGSLVVPRLLEDVEVGAPQDVDPLTGAEARQLRAMLRAVVTEGSGRLLADLPGPPVIAKTGTAEYGEAGEVRTHAWMVAAQGDVAAAVLVERGASGSGTAGPILRRILSAAR
- a CDS encoding SGNH/GDSL hydrolase family protein, which encodes MHRSLTPALGIALGLALGLLLTLALAAGPPARAAAAEPARRDAPPVYVALGDSFSSGVGTRDYLDDKSGCLRSTRAFPHRLARAQGWRLRFEACSGATVRQVRRRQLAALVGADYVSVGVGGNDARFKAVLTECALPRWVSDCGMAVDGAGAVVRDVLPGRLTRLMRRIDARAPGAVVVVVGYPRLFMGEDCNVATWFSPAEQRRLNATQRALNAALRTAAGAEGFGFADPTTRFTGHAVCDDTEWINGLSRPLRESYHPNRAGHRDGYAPLVGARLRAGG
- a CDS encoding DEAD/DEAH box helicase; amino-acid sequence: MSTEETVSETPTFAELGLDDAVLKALRDVGYETPSAIQAQTIPPLLAGRDVVGLAQTGTGKTAAFALPILSRLDIKQKTPQALVLAPTRELALQVCEAFERYAAHLKGVHVLPVYGGQGYGVQLSALRRGVHIVVGTPGRIMDHLDKGTLDLSELRFLVLDEADEMLNMGFAEDVETILAGTPADKNVALFSATMPSQIRRISKKYLNDPQEITVKAKTGTASNITQRYLTVSYPQKVDALTRILEVENFEGMIVFVRTKNETETLAEKLRARGFSAAAINGDVNQAVRERTVNQLKSGKLDILVATDVAARGLDVDRISHVVNYDIPTDTESYVHRIGRTGRAGRTGDAISFITPRERYLLKHIEKATRQPLTQMHLPSAEDVNNTRLSRFDDQITAALGQTERIDKFRDIVAHYVRNHDVPEADVAAALAVVAQGDEPLLLDPAAERPIREPRGEERERPERSATRGQRTSRGSDVPLATYRISVGKRHKVEPRQIVGAIANEGGLRRQDFGNIAIRPDFSLVELPADLPEAVFEALSNTRISGKLIELTKDNGPRRSASPRRDDAGQDERPRKPRHKG
- the glmS gene encoding glutamine--fructose-6-phosphate transaminase (isomerizing) codes for the protein MCGIVGSIGTQQAAPLLLEGLARLEHRGYDSAGVAVLPPTAGSAPRIVKRAGRVRDLAEALPKRFAGKVGIGHTRWATHGPATDANAHPHTDETGRVAVVHNGIIDNAAGLRAGLRDAGVELTSDTDTEVLAHLIGRSGADTLEAKVADALSVIEGTYGIAVLHADFPDRLVVARNGSPLIIGVGDREMHVASDLAALVRYTTTVAHLEEGEMATLTAGGFTTYRHDLTATATRPTHVDIDADAFETGDCDSYMLKEMLEQPAAAERMLSGRLDDRFATAHLGGLGLDPREIRAVRRVKLLGCGSAHYVGQMGATLIEELARIPADAEAASEFRYRNPVIEPDTLYVAISQSGETVDTLLAVQEVRRKGGRVVGLVNVVGSAIARECDGGIYLHAGPEVAVASTKALTTMFLGCALLALQLGRVRDLSVADGRRLIAALQALPAQIQEVLEEEKRLIPLAQRLAEAESLFFVGRVRGYPVAREGAQKFKEISYRHAEAYQTSELKHGPLALISPAVPTIAIVPDDELVDRNVGALHEIAARGGPLVVLTHAGVDLGGLEASADVARIEVPRTERELDPALLTIPLQLLAYHAAVHLGLDVDKPRNLAKSVTVE
- a CDS encoding YceI family protein, whose translation is MSIFSRKPTTEPAVDVFDAPTTAVDDLTGSYTIDPSHSRIGFSARHAMVTTVRGSFRDFTGTATIDAADPAASSVSLTIKTASIDTGNADRDGHLVSADFFDAEVNPEITFVSTAVAKVDEDTWAITGDLSIAGTTKSLTIAFDETGSAQDPFGNLRAGFEGSTALNRKDWGLTWNAALETGGLLVSEKIKLELDISAIKNA
- a CDS encoding GNAT family N-acetyltransferase yields the protein MSTRTVPGPAGGTGPPVPLPAPLTSRPLVPADSRAVFELMAAQELADVGEIVIEEADLVADWQRPSHDLAASSVAVLDGERIVGYAEADGERGDAAVHPDYRGRGIGTWLAHRMQDLARAQGAPRVGMPVPEGSPGDRLLTSLGYGVRWRSWVLQLPPGARVPERPLPPGHRVRSAREDERRVCWTLLEDAFLEWADRERESFADWTARVTERPGFEPWHLRVVVDPQDRVVACAVVLLAGDCGYVDRLATRRDQRDRGFAQALLVDAFAAARAHGATRSELSTDSRTGALGLYERVGMVLTSTWLHRAIAL
- a CDS encoding LLM class flavin-dependent oxidoreductase; protein product: MVSFVARYDLRAPGATPAQRHELYTRAVEQAAYADAHGLDALMVSEHHVAEDGYLPSPLLLASAFAAVTRRLPISVSALLVNLYEPVRLAEDLAVLDHLSGGRVSYTVGLGYRKVEYDVHGRDWATRGRDLEDRLVELLRLWREGVTTPGPFSDPHPVLFYGGGTPVAARRAARLGLHFQPQHADPALRETYEAACREAGREPGMVLTTPRSGPANVFCTPDPEEFWERWGHHLLADATSYQEWHGEAASHVLDASRTVAEMRAAGVYLVLTPEDLVERVRAREVRLVTSHPACGGLPAEPSWTSLRLVCETVLPAVRG